A portion of the Polaribacter cellanae genome contains these proteins:
- the trpA gene encoding tryptophan synthase subunit alpha yields MKKLNLLLAEKNNLLSIYFTCGFPKLEDTTKVIASLEKSGVDFIEVGLPYSDPLADGPTIQDSSQKALENGINLDVVFEQLITIKKTNKTPLVLMGYLNQMLKYGEDKFCKKVVECGIDTLIIPDLPMVEFENHYQQLFKKYGLTNVFLITPNTEEERIRKIDAYTKAFIYVVASSSITGAKGEISSQQIAYFERIKAMNLKNKLIVGFGISDKSTFNTACNYANGAIIGSAFIKNLGKNGIDKIDDFIKPIIS; encoded by the coding sequence ATGAAAAAGTTAAATTTATTATTAGCAGAGAAAAACAATTTATTGTCGATATATTTTACTTGTGGTTTTCCTAAATTGGAGGATACTACAAAGGTAATTGCATCTTTAGAAAAAAGTGGTGTCGATTTTATTGAGGTCGGTTTGCCTTATTCAGATCCTTTGGCAGATGGACCAACCATACAAGATAGCAGCCAAAAAGCTTTAGAAAACGGTATTAATTTAGATGTTGTTTTTGAGCAGTTAATTACGATTAAAAAAACCAATAAAACACCTTTGGTTTTAATGGGATATTTAAATCAAATGCTAAAATATGGTGAGGATAAATTCTGTAAAAAAGTGGTGGAATGTGGAATTGACACATTAATTATTCCTGATTTACCAATGGTAGAATTTGAAAATCACTATCAACAATTATTTAAAAAATATGGATTGACAAACGTGTTTTTAATTACACCAAATACAGAAGAAGAAAGAATTAGAAAAATAGATGCTTACACAAAGGCATTTATTTACGTAGTTGCATCATCTTCAATTACGGGAGCGAAAGGAGAAATTTCTAGTCAGCAAATTGCTTATTTTGAAAGAATTAAAGCAATGAATTTAAAAAATAAGTTAATTGTTGGTTTTGGAATTTCAGATAAATCTACTTTTAATACAGCTTGTAATTATGCAAATGGAGCAATTATTGGTTCTGCATTTATTAAAAATTTAGGTAAAAATGGCATTGATAAAATAGACGATTTTATAAAACCGATTATTTCTTAA
- a CDS encoding FKBP-type peptidyl-prolyl cis-trans isomerase, giving the protein MKSYIPLFLSIFLFVSCSSKETFEAQTEADIIAYVKANNLNAKKTNSGLYYVINKEGSGKRPQSSRSNVTVAYKGYFLDGKVFDENAAGYKTDLNRVILGWTEGIQLFREGGEGVLIVPYQLGYGANGRGSVPGGAVLVFDIKLISVN; this is encoded by the coding sequence ATGAAATCCTATATACCCTTATTTTTAAGCATCTTTTTATTTGTTTCTTGTTCAAGTAAAGAAACATTTGAGGCACAAACCGAAGCAGATATTATTGCTTATGTAAAAGCTAATAATTTAAATGCAAAAAAAACAAATTCTGGTTTGTATTACGTAATTAATAAAGAAGGTTCTGGAAAAAGACCACAAAGCAGTCGCTCTAATGTTACTGTTGCTTACAAAGGTTATTTTTTAGACGGAAAAGTTTTTGATGAAAACGCAGCTGGTTATAAAACAGATCTAAATCGAGTTATTCTTGGTTGGACAGAAGGCATTCAACTTTTTAGAGAAGGTGGAGAAGGTGTTTTAATTGTTCCTTATCAATTAGGCTATGGAGCCAATGGAAGAGGATCTGTTCCTGGAGGAGCTGTATTAGTATTTGATATAAAGTTAATTAGTGTAAACTAA
- a CDS encoding DoxX family protein — translation METLLLILKIVFGAFFCFAGIMHIIKPRIFKNFIPDFFPKKLVNYSVGVIEFLLGFGLFFSETAKYTAYGVFILMILFLPIHIWDVTRISPAIGSKKIAIIRIPLQFLLMYCAYLIYINS, via the coding sequence TTGGAAACTTTACTTCTTATTTTAAAAATTGTTTTTGGTGCTTTTTTCTGCTTTGCAGGAATTATGCACATTATAAAACCGAGAATATTCAAAAATTTTATTCCAGATTTTTTTCCTAAGAAATTAGTAAATTATAGTGTTGGTGTTATTGAATTTTTATTAGGTTTCGGACTTTTTTTCTCTGAAACAGCAAAATATACTGCCTATGGTGTTTTTATTTTAATGATTCTTTTTCTTCCAATTCACATTTGGGATGTTACAAGAATTAGCCCTGCAATTGGTTCTAAAAAAATTGCAATTATTCGAATTCCGCTTCAATTTTTATTAATGTATTGCGCTTATTTAATTTATATAAATTCATAA
- a CDS encoding M20/M25/M40 family metallo-hydrolase yields MKKILLFTSFCFLMLACNKKQEKIVDSTQLSIEEKKDSTNIKKLFNSALMDGKSYEWLRDLTTNVGGRLSGSPEAAKAVVWGEQLMKEVGLDSVWLQPVMVPHWVRGEKEIATYTTNGTQKNVPICALGFSVATPKSGVLAEVIEVKSLEEAEALGDKMEGKIVFFNRPFDNTLINTFKAYGGCVDQRVQGATVCGKYGAKGVIVRSMTNAVDDYPHTGTMSYGDLPKEKHIPTAAISSRAANILSDDLKRNPNLKFYFKQSCKTLPDTPSFNVVGEIRGTETPENIFVVGGHLDSWDLGDGAHDDGTGIVQSLEVAYLFKKNNIKPKNTIRVVFFMNEENGTRGAKKYAELAKLNKENHIGGLESDAGGHTPRGFSIDANDSNTGLLKSWKKLLAPYGLHDIEKGGSGADIGPLKGENVTLVGYRPDSQRYFDYHHTSTDTFDKVNKRELELGSASMASIVYLMDKYLYNHTPVKQ; encoded by the coding sequence ATGAAAAAAATACTACTCTTCACTTCTTTCTGCTTTTTAATGCTTGCCTGCAATAAAAAACAAGAAAAAATTGTTGATTCTACCCAATTATCAATCGAAGAAAAAAAAGATTCTACAAATATTAAAAAATTATTTAACAGTGCTTTAATGGATGGAAAATCTTACGAATGGTTGCGAGATTTAACAACAAACGTTGGCGGAAGATTATCTGGTTCTCCAGAAGCTGCAAAAGCGGTTGTTTGGGGAGAACAGTTAATGAAAGAAGTAGGTTTAGATTCTGTATGGCTACAACCAGTTATGGTACCACATTGGGTTCGTGGAGAAAAAGAAATTGCAACCTACACCACAAACGGAACGCAAAAAAATGTACCTATTTGTGCTTTAGGTTTTTCTGTGGCAACTCCAAAATCTGGGGTTTTAGCAGAAGTAATTGAGGTTAAAAGTTTAGAAGAAGCTGAAGCCTTGGGCGATAAAATGGAAGGTAAAATTGTATTTTTCAATCGTCCTTTCGATAATACATTAATAAATACTTTTAAAGCGTATGGAGGTTGCGTAGACCAAAGAGTTCAAGGAGCCACTGTTTGTGGAAAATATGGTGCAAAAGGAGTTATTGTGCGTTCTATGACCAATGCTGTGGACGATTATCCACACACAGGAACTATGAGTTATGGCGATTTACCTAAAGAAAAACACATACCAACTGCCGCTATTAGTAGCAGAGCTGCTAATATTTTAAGTGACGATTTAAAGAGAAACCCGAATTTGAAATTCTATTTTAAACAAAGTTGTAAAACTTTACCAGATACACCTTCTTTTAATGTTGTTGGAGAAATTAGAGGAACAGAAACTCCAGAAAATATTTTTGTAGTTGGCGGCCATTTAGATTCTTGGGATTTGGGTGATGGTGCACATGATGATGGCACTGGAATTGTACAATCTTTAGAGGTTGCATATTTGTTTAAAAAGAACAACATTAAACCTAAAAATACGATAAGAGTTGTCTTTTTTATGAATGAAGAAAATGGTACAAGAGGTGCTAAAAAATATGCTGAATTGGCAAAACTGAATAAAGAAAATCATATTGGTGGTTTAGAATCGGATGCTGGTGGGCATACACCAAGAGGTTTTTCTATTGATGCAAACGATTCGAACACTGGTTTATTAAAAAGTTGGAAAAAATTATTGGCTCCTTATGGTTTGCACGATATCGAAAAAGGTGGAAGTGGTGCAGATATTGGCCCTCTGAAAGGAGAAAATGTAACTTTGGTTGGTTACAGACCAGATTCGCAGAGATATTTCGATTATCATCATACAAGCACAGATACTTTCGACAAAGTAAACAAACGAGAATTAGAATTAGGAAGTGCTTCTATGGCCAGTATCGTTTATTTAATGGATAAATATTTATACAACCACACACCTGTTAAACAGTAA
- a CDS encoding M43 family zinc metalloprotease, translating into MKILPPQNISFNWDSQIDYIDNTTYYDNPNYGLTSTNPPTIFRVNNHKDGIDIYLYDDSVGGGGLANGVGESSEFYVSGSYWKAPNNSLTRSHVISHEMGHVLFLWHTHHGTYDEGGNDNPCPELVNGSNSTTCGDYVTDTPADPYLDFDVNQSTCEWNSSGADANGDSYNPDEKNVMSYTDVNCMEYFTEGQGERMRNAINTLPYLKQTVTDNCLVQKLSSIEQLCYANSQTLTISNIPTTVTTTWQVSSNVTILSSNNNSITIRASSSNSTGNSWVKATLSNGTILRENFEIQRTFNDISKISIKNKSNFMNPNILYTNGYLDSRSYWNWISLEYDNNSMIYQNHYWELRVLNNYGISMMRNGISEAIKLIAARGSGLIRLQARLCNSCGCSDWKEQVFNLQWTSNSSGSFDIFGN; encoded by the coding sequence ATCAAGATTTTACCCCCCCAAAACATCTCTTTCAACTGGGATAGTCAAATAGATTATATTGATAACACTACTTATTATGATAACCCTAATTATGGTTTAACATCGACTAACCCTCCAACTATTTTTAGAGTTAATAATCATAAAGATGGTATTGACATTTATCTTTATGATGATTCTGTAGGAGGAGGAGGTCTTGCTAATGGAGTTGGAGAATCGTCTGAATTTTATGTCTCAGGGAGTTATTGGAAAGCCCCAAACAATTCTTTAACAAGGTCTCATGTAATATCTCATGAAATGGGACATGTGCTTTTTCTTTGGCATACTCATCATGGAACATATGATGAAGGAGGTAATGACAATCCTTGTCCTGAATTAGTTAATGGTTCTAACTCTACTACTTGTGGAGATTATGTAACTGATACACCAGCAGATCCATATTTAGATTTTGATGTTAATCAGTCAACCTGTGAATGGAATAGTTCAGGAGCAGATGCTAATGGAGATTCATATAACCCTGATGAAAAAAACGTAATGTCTTATACCGATGTAAATTGTATGGAATATTTCACTGAAGGTCAAGGGGAAAGAATGAGAAATGCAATAAATACTTTACCTTATTTAAAACAAACAGTAACTGACAATTGTTTAGTCCAAAAGTTAAGCTCTATCGAACAATTATGTTATGCTAATAGTCAAACCTTAACTATAAGCAATATTCCTACTACTGTTACTACTACTTGGCAAGTGTCCTCAAATGTAACAATTTTATCAAGTAATAATAATTCAATTACTATTAGAGCGTCTTCATCAAATTCTACAGGAAATAGTTGGGTTAAAGCTACTTTAAGTAATGGTACTATTTTACGAGAAAATTTTGAGATTCAAAGAACTTTTAACGACATAAGTAAAATAAGTATTAAAAATAAAAGTAACTTTATGAATCCAAATATTTTGTATACTAATGGTTATTTAGATAGTAGAAGTTATTGGAATTGGATATCTCTTGAATATGATAATAATTCAATGATTTATCAAAACCACTATTGGGAATTGAGAGTTTTGAATAACTATGGAATATCAATGATGAGAAACGGAATTTCTGAGGCTATAAAGTTAATTGCAGCTAGAGGTTCTGGACTAATAAGATTGCAAGCCCGTTTATGTAATTCTTGTGGATGCAGTGATTGGAAAGAACAAGTGTTTAATCTGCAATGGACTTCTAACTCGAGTGGAAGTTTTGATATATTTGGCAATTAA
- a CDS encoding CDC27 family protein: protein MYYYIIIALQIFCFYHCYKNGKEYYWYFIIFFIPLIGCVIYLATQVVNKREVSIISEEITTIINPTKKIKDLEKKVEFSETFQNKINLADAYSEIKDFNNAILYYEKALDSGFKNDPYTLNKLIKCYFKVGNFDKVITYSQKINLEKDFKESIYFYGLALEQKGNFEEAETQLKKLDIRYSNYNERLELSNFLIRRNKKTDAKEVLEEMLQEIKSMSKQNAKKYRGVYIEAEKIANGL, encoded by the coding sequence ATGTACTATTATATAATTATTGCGCTTCAAATCTTTTGCTTTTACCATTGTTACAAAAATGGAAAAGAATATTATTGGTACTTTATCATCTTTTTTATTCCTTTAATTGGCTGTGTTATTTATTTGGCAACTCAGGTTGTAAATAAAAGAGAGGTTTCTATTATTTCTGAAGAAATCACTACAATTATCAATCCCACAAAAAAGATTAAAGACTTAGAAAAGAAAGTAGAATTCTCGGAAACTTTTCAAAATAAAATCAATTTGGCAGATGCATATTCGGAAATTAAAGATTTTAACAATGCTATTTTATACTACGAAAAAGCACTAGACAGTGGTTTTAAAAACGACCCTTACACTTTAAATAAATTGATAAAATGTTATTTTAAAGTCGGTAATTTTGATAAAGTAATTACCTATTCACAAAAAATAAATTTAGAAAAAGACTTCAAAGAATCTATTTATTTTTATGGTTTGGCACTCGAACAAAAAGGAAATTTTGAAGAAGCAGAAACACAACTAAAAAAATTAGATATTCGTTATTCGAATTACAACGAACGTTTAGAACTCTCCAATTTTTTAATTCGAAGAAATAAAAAAACTGATGCCAAAGAAGTTTTAGAGGAAATGCTTCAAGAAATAAAATCTATGTCTAAACAAAACGCCAAAAAATATAGAGGTGTTTATATTGAAGCTGAAAAAATAGCAAATGGTCTTTAA